From a single Gavia stellata isolate bGavSte3 chromosome 5, bGavSte3.hap2, whole genome shotgun sequence genomic region:
- the LOC104252963 gene encoding octopamine receptor translates to MAQTQQDFNSGKMLMDKNESWLSNFSSGASSFVKGGGNWAGIGFQEVVLGLILTLIDLITLLGNTVVFICPVVEKRLRTVTYMFIMSLAMADFLVACLVMPFSIIYEVTGMWLFGKLFCKVWISFDVMFCTASIVTLCFISLDRYCSVVTPYHYSRRMSRGRCIVMTCMVWVYSSLISFLPVMQGWNEIPGVDFDAGRECIFVTNWIFAIVASALAFFVPFMVMCSMYFFIYRASRLKATRIMSQTLEIHYHPNSKRQNHLQLENKATRTISIIISVFVLCWLPYFVLNVWLAARGTDSTSTVLVDTFKIITWLGYCNSTINPMLYAFLNRDFQRALKKLLVCRHRSQVDIGEDMVSIATFSKTAPDLDYNITVPVPNGALKSKPK, encoded by the exons ATGGCACAGACACAGCAGG aTTTTAACAGTGGGAAGATGCTGATGGACAAAAATGAATCTTGGCTTTCTAATTTCTCCTCTGGTGCCTCCTCCTTTGTGAAAGGAGGTGGCAACTGGGCAGGGATTGGCTTCCAGGAGGTGGTCCTGGGGCTGATTCTAACCCTCATTGACTTGATCACGCTCCTGGGAAATACGGTAGTCTTCATCTGCCCGGTGGTGGAAAAGAGGCTGCGCACCGTCACCTATATGTTTATCATGTCCTTAGCCATGGCAGATTTCCTTGTAGCTTGTCTGGTCATGCCCTTTAG TATCATTTACGAGGTGACGGGGATGTGGTTGTTCGGGAAGCTCTTCTGCAAAGTCTGGATCTCCTTTGACGTCATGTTCTGCACTGCGTCCATCGTCACGTTGTGCTTCATTAGCCTGGACAGATACTGCTCTGTGGTGACCCCGTACCACTATTCAAGAAGGATGTCCCGTGGCAG ATGCATCGTGATGACCTGCATGGTCTGGGTATACTCCTCcctcatttccttccttcccgTCATGCAAGGCTGGAACGAGATCCCCGGGGTGGACTTTGATGCAGGCAGAGAATGCATCTTTGTCACCAACTGGATTTTTGCCATCGTGGCTTCTGCTCTGGCATTTTTCGTTCCCTTCATGGTCATGTGCAGCATGTATTTCTTCATATACCGAGCTTCACGGCTCAAGGCCACTCGTATCATGTCTCAGACCCTGGAGATTCACTACCACCCCAACAGCAAGCGGCAGAACCATCTGCAGCTGGAGAACAAGGCCACGCGGACCATTAGCATTATCATTTCAGTCTTTGTGCTCTGCTGGCTGCCGTACTTTGTCCTGAATGTCTGGCTCGCTGCCAGAGGCACTGACTCCACCAGCACGGTCTTGGTTGACACCTTCAAGATCATCACTTGGTTAGGGTATTGCAACTCCACCATCAACCCAATGCTCTACGCTTTCCTGAACCGGGACTTCCAACGGGCCCTGAAGAAGCTGCTCGTTTGCAGGCACAGGTCTCAGGTGGACATTGGCGAAGACATGGTTTCCATAGCCACGTTCTCCAAGACTGCTCCAGACCTAGATTATAACATTACGGTGCCAGTGCCCAATGGTGCCCTGAAGAGTAAACCCAAGTAA